In the Fibrobacter sp. genome, CTGCTTCCGCTACCTACGTGAAGATGAAGGGCAATGCCTGCGCCCGCGTTGGCATGGACAGCATCAAGGTCATCATGCCGCAGAACACCACTACCGAAGAACTGCTGAACAAGATCCAGGAACTGAATGAAAATCCGGACGTTCATGGCATTCTTTTGCAGCACCCGGTTCCCCGCCACATTGACGAACGCGCTGCTTTCGAAGCAATCGACGCCCGTAAGGACGTTGACGGCGTGACCTGCCTGGGCTTTGGCCGTATGTCCATGGGTGAAAAGGCCTATGGCTGCGCTACCCCCCAGGGCATCATGCGTCTTCTGAAGGCTTACAACGTTGAGCTCTCCGGTAAGCACGCTGTGGTTGTTGGCCGTAGCGCCATCCTCGGCAAGCCCATGGCCATGATGCTGTTGAACGCCAACTGCACTGTTACCATTTGCCACTCCAAGACCCCCAACGTTCCGGAACTGGTGAAGCAGGCTGACATCGTCGTTGGCGCTGTGGGTAAGCCGGAATTCATCAAGAAGGAATGGATCAAGCAGGGCGCTGTGGTTATTGACGCAGGTTACCATCCGGGTGGCGTTGGCGACTGCGAAAAGGGCATGGAAGAAGTTTCCAGCGCATACACTCCGGTTCCGGGTGGCGTTGGCCCCATGACCATCAACACTCTCATCTACCAGAGCGTTGAATCTGGCGAAAAGTACATTCTCGGTTAATCCGGAATAAGTCGCAAATTTCGCGACTCATCAAAACTAAAAAGCTCGGCGTTACGCGCCGGGCTTTTTTCATAGCCTTTTAATGACCAAACTGTATAGGAGGAACGGCGTTCGAATTAAAAATCAATGCCAAAACAAAAAGACCAACGACAGTCCCTGTAGCAATAAGGATTCTCGCATAAGGAAAGTGACTACCATTCAAAGACCTTGCACCTGTATTTCCTCTGCCATAATCTACAGTATCTTTCTGCGCATCATATGCAGGGATCGGCAGATCATAGTTCTCCGAAGCCTGCACACTCTGCGTCTGAGCTGAATCCACCAGCAGAGTCGTATCCACCGGCTGGGAGACAACCATGTTCGCAGGCATCAGCTGTGCACAGCAAAGACTGATTGAACACAGTAAAACAACGATTATCCTCTTCACAAGATTCCCCCCAAAATTTTCTCTTATAATACAAAATGCCCCGCAAAAAAGCGGGGCACGTTTTTAAAAAATCATCAATTAATAACTTCGTTATTTTTGATAACCGGCTCGGAAATGACTAAATAAATTTAGTCGCTTCACTCGCCTTAGTTATCAATTATTTGTACTCAAGTTCCCGCAAAGAGGCCTCTGCCTCGGCGGAATTGGGCGAGAGAGAATTCTTCAACGTGGTCCCAATCAATTCAATACCCTTCTGAATAACCATGTTCTTGGCAGTTTCCTGCAAAGTCGGGTCAGCATTGATCGTGCTGATGGAATCATCTAGAGCCTGAACGTCAATGTCGTTGGAATCGCGGACGACAACAAGAGGCTTACTATCCACAAGCTTGACAGAATCCTCTACGGCCTTCTTGGGAAGAACCAGCTGCGCAAAGGACGCGCAGGCCAAAACCATCACAAACACCCCAACAGTCTTGCACCAGTTTTTCATCAAGTTGAAATATAAAAATCGCCCACCCCTTGGGCAGGCAAACAAATAAAAAATGCCCCCGGTAGACACGAAACTACTAGGGGGCGGTTTTTAACTAAAGAGAAAGAGAGAAAAATTATGAAAGCAAAAGCTTATTTGCGAACGCGAACGGTCTGCATAGTCTTGCCAACTTCACCATAGCGCATGATGTAGACGCCTGCACCAAGACCCACATTCACTCGGTTCCACATGTCGTTTGCGGCACCGGCTGCGGTGTAAGAGGACTTGAGCAGATGGCCATTTACATCAAACACGCTGCACTTGACAACACCGGAAACAACATTCATCACGACATTGTTGCCGATTGCGAGAGTACCCGAGCTAGAGGAAGCCGGAGCAATTGCAGAAGAACTAGATGCCGGAGCTGCAATAGAGGAGCTAGAAGCAGGAGCTGCAGCGGAAGAGCTAGAGGCCGGAGCCGGGGCGTCGCCAGAAGTCAAGACGATGTTACCGCCATTGGGAACTGCATCAAAGTAAATGTAGCCATCCTTGATGGAAACATCAATAGCCTTGCTGTTCTGGGTAGCAGTAACCTTAGTCCAGTTGTTGGAATTCTTCACGCGGATAGACAGCGGATATTGGTACTTGCAGATATTGTCAGCAATGTTGTGAGTCAACTTGAATTCCATGGTACCGGCGGCAGCACCAGAAACAGTTTCGATCTTGGAAGCCTTACGTTCCTTCACGTACATGACGCCATCACGGAAAGTGGTAATCCAAATATCGGCATCGTTCTGCTTTGCCCAGCTAAGAGCGCCATCGATAGCGCTCAGATCGGTGGGAGAATAGGTTGCAGAACCATTGCTCTTGCCCTGGAAACCATGGGTAAGGAACATGACCCAGCCATTCTGCTGCATAGCCTTCTGCATCTGGCCAGTAAAATCACTGGTGCTCTTGATGGAGCCTTCGGAACCAGTCATGAGAGCAGGAACCTTGGTCCAGTCGGAAGGACCATCCTTGCCCATGATATCGGACACACCCTGCCAGGAACCATTACAGATACGGCCTGCAATGTAGTTCTGGTTAACAGCAGACTGGTTAGGCACATTACAGTTGGGGTAAGCAACAGTAATAATACCACCATCCTGATTAATCTTTCCCTGGATATTTGTCTTGGAAGAAGCTTCTTCACCTGACATGTTATTGCCATGGGAGTTACTATGGCTAGCAATTTCGTGACCGTTATTGGCCATCTGCTGGAAACCGCTCCAGTTGGGGTTCCAGTTGTACACCAGGTTAAAGGTACCCTTATAACCGTACTTGTCAAAAACCGGGGCACCGTCAGTTACGTGGCTAGGTGCGCCATCATCAAAGGTAAAGCTTGCGGCACCCTTGCGGAAGCCAGCCCAAGTAGCAATTTCCTGGGAAGAAGCAACAGTTGCACCAAATGCGATAACAGCTGCGCCAACAATCAATTTTTTATTCATAATCATCACACACCCCTCCCTTTTCATTCGGGTAGAGTCTCCTTAAGCCTAGAACTACATTTTTTTCATTCCAATATGGAATAAACGCAAACACATTGTGTTGTACGACGTTACAACACTTGCGGTTT is a window encoding:
- the folD gene encoding bifunctional methylenetetrahydrofolate dehydrogenase/methenyltetrahydrofolate cyclohydrolase FolD, encoding MAALVLDGKALAKTTEEELSARVAKLKEKTGKTPILATILVGDDPASATYVKMKGNACARVGMDSIKVIMPQNTTTEELLNKIQELNENPDVHGILLQHPVPRHIDERAAFEAIDARKDVDGVTCLGFGRMSMGEKAYGCATPQGIMRLLKAYNVELSGKHAVVVGRSAILGKPMAMMLLNANCTVTICHSKTPNVPELVKQADIVVGAVGKPEFIKKEWIKQGAVVIDAGYHPGGVGDCEKGMEEVSSAYTPVPGGVGPMTINTLIYQSVESGEKYILG
- a CDS encoding polysaccharide deacetylase family protein, translating into MIMNKKLIVGAAVIAFGATVASSQEIATWAGFRKGAASFTFDDGAPSHVTDGAPVFDKYGYKGTFNLVYNWNPNWSGFQQMANNGHEIASHSNSHGNNMSGEEASSKTNIQGKINQDGGIITVAYPNCNVPNQSAVNQNYIAGRICNGSWQGVSDIMGKDGPSDWTKVPALMTGSEGSIKSTSDFTGQMQKAMQQNGWVMFLTHGFQGKSNGSATYSPTDLSAIDGALSWAKQNDADIWITTFRDGVMYVKERKASKIETVSGAAAGTMEFKLTHNIADNICKYQYPLSIRVKNSNNWTKVTATQNSKAIDVSIKDGYIYFDAVPNGGNIVLTSGDAPAPASSSSAAAPASSSSIAAPASSSSAIAPASSSSGTLAIGNNVVMNVVSGVVKCSVFDVNGHLLKSSYTAAGAANDMWNRVNVGLGAGVYIMRYGEVGKTMQTVRVRK